TTCCAACTCAAGCTAAACCTCTTTAAAACAGATCCTACCTATCATATACCATCAAAACTCATAATAACAAGCTATTCTAACCATCAATCCAAGAGTTAAGACATACTTCAAACACCTAGGGAGAAGACAAACGAAAATCCATGCTCTCTTACCTCCAAAACCCTTATAGGAAAGCACTTCTTCAGTCCATAGCTCTATACCTTCATTAATCTCTTCAATCTTCATTCATTTGCCTTCATTCCACCATTTTCAGCTTCATTCCATTACTCTTAGccattttcctctcttctcactctctttctctattttggtaaaattcaaaagaaaccTAGTTATGAGAAATAACCTCTCCATAAGGATAACTTATACCCAATGAAAAACTTATAATTTGGACTTCCCATGGAAATACCCATAAAACCAATCTAATAATCTTTACCCTAAGCCCCCCAACCAATAGTGAAACACTTTAGGGTATCTAGCTAGGGTCTTTCCTATTATGCCCTTGGTTCTCTAGCCTAGTAATGAGCTAGTCCAAAATCACTTAAAATGAACCAAGACATGAACCAACCAGTAAACCATCAATGAACTAGGGTATAGCTGAATATCATCCCATCTACTGCTACCCTGCTGCTACTCATCCCATTTGAACTTCAACCCATATAGCTGAATATCACCTCGACTTCAAGCTTGAACATTTTATTTTGCTCATACATGCACTCCCTCGCATTACAACAAGCGTCATCCCATTTTGTGAAGTTCGATTTCACAAATCATGTTTGCATTTCCTTATTAGTtatgaaactagggtttttaatcCCAAATTTAACTTTTTGcaaaattcctttcaaattgaAACATTGTGATATTGAACTAGTACATCATCTGAGTTGCATGATTTATGCAGGTAAGATGTTAACCTCCAGTGTGAATGATAGCAGGTGTGGACAAGGGAAATATGTGAACATCAAATGCAAGTGTAAAAAAAGGGCTGCAATGAAGATCTCTGAGTCAACTCAAAATCCAAACAAGCTTTACTATGTATGTCCAAATGACATTTGTGGATTTTTGTCATGGTTTATGCCCGTGGATTCATCAGGGGAATATGGTTTGACTATGGATGCACCAGAGGAATATGGTTTTATCAGGAATGCACCAAGAAATGTGGGAGAAGTTAGTCTAGAAGATTTCAAAAGTCTGAAGAGCAGAGtaaagaagctggagatgtttaATGAAGCACTGCAGATTTTTGGGAAGATTATGATAGTTTTGTTTGTTGTTATGTTTCTTGTTATGGTTGTGGTCATTATTGTAAGaatttgaaatagaaaagaTGGAAACTTTGATGGAGCTTTTGTTTATTGTCATCTTTGTTATCTTTGTTGTGATTTAAATGATGTTAGAACCCCTAATTTCTTAATGCAATAGTTCCTTTCTTGTGGTTAAAGAGTTATACTATTAGCTTTATTTTTTACATATTCGACTTATACATGAATGGTGAGATCCAATGACATTAATCAATGGCTTAATAATAACAAATCAACAGGGTATTGGATACTTGGAGACCTGTGAAGTTTTAATAGTTTAAGAACATAAACCTTGTAAGTATTTGGTAGGCCTATAACCCCAACTCTTTGCTACTACAATTGATGCCCTCACACCTCACCTTTCCTCTGTCTATACCTTATCTTCTTCActccaaactctctctctctctctctctctctctctctctctaactctctctttcaaaataaattcaagcccctttttattttacttttcctaTCCTTTAAATTCTTAAGCTTCAACTTATTTAATTTCTCACTGAAATCTAAATCCCTTTCTAAGCTATAATAATAACCACCTATGCTCTTAATTCATTTTAGTATTTAAGGCTCCCAATGCATCCTTCATAATCagtgaagaagaaattaattaatGAGTCAAGCAACACTAGGCAAGGAAGTCAAGCTGATAAGAACAACTTCTCAAATAACCTGTATTACACACCATCATTAAGCTCTCTGTTCCATCACTTGTCATACACATAAACAAAACATCAAATTCAACTACACATAAACTCCATACTGTTCCATAAACAACCACAGAAGAACAATTATTTCACCAAattaactcaaaaaaaaaaaaaaaaaacacacaagtCAGCAAGGTGGGCTAGCAGCAGCAGaggttcttctttttttcttcattggtATAAACCCATTGATTATACAGTTCTTCAGGATATATTTTTTCTAGTGTGTAcaaagatatttttctttctatcatTTCATAAAAAGTTGACAAACTCACCAGCACCACCACAATAGCAACAGCcgcaccaccaccatcatcacttatccatagcaacaacagcaacaacaacactATCACCATCATAACAGCACCAGCACTATCACCACCAAAGACAGCAAAAGCAGCAGCAACACATCACCATCATCCCAACAACAATACATCAGCATCATCCCAACAATAGTAGCAacaacaccatcaccaccacaacagcaacaacgacaacatcatcatcaccatcacaaCAGCAGCATCAACCgcaccatcaccaccacaacATAAGAAGTCAGAAGGGTCCAGGTTCATGAGGACCATGGTCAGCTTTCTCAGCTTGCTCAGCCCTCCTTGCCTTCTTCTTAGCTAACTTGGCAACCATTTTTGCTAATCTATGCTCTTATGCAGTGACAACTGATTGTAGAAGATGCTATTGACCTTGTTACCCTTTGAGATTATCTGGTTTCACCATGTTTATTACTCTTCTGCTTTCCCTGTAAAAGTCCATTCTCAATCAATTTCAACAACAAAATTCTCAGCTACTGGAGCTCTTTGATAGCCCCTGTTATATAACATAAAAACATAACCTATTAGAGTATGTTTAAAGGATTAGAAATAATACCTTGGACCTTGATCTCTTCTTAGAAGAAGAACCCTTCTCAGCTACTAGAGCTCTTTGATAACTCCTCCTATTGTGCCCTATTTCCTTATAGAAATCACATCTGACACTTTTATTCAACTTTCTAATATCCTGAGAGGATTGTTCACCAGGttcctttcttctattcttgtATGGTCTACTAGGTAACCACTTCAATGGTGGAGGCTGCAAGACAGgattgtcatcatcatcatccaatagGCTTACATCTGGTAATGGGTGGATCATGGTATGATGTGCTTTAAGATATGTTTGTACTGTGAAATATAAATGACAGTAATCCTCAATCTTTTCTCTCTTATAATTAATTGCTGTTGTACTATGTTTGTAAGATAGCCCTGTAGCACCCCAGACTCCACAATCACAATAACTATTCTCCAAATTAACCACAAACTTGTACCTCCCATCTTGTACCGCAAATTGATTTGTGGATGCAGGATAAACCATACAAAATTTGGACTCCCTTTGTACTATGTCCAACCTCTTCTTCATTTATGGTGTCATCCTACCCACAAATGTGACACCCATTGCATATCTCTTATGTAAACTACCCATCAATCTCAACCTTATCTCATCAATCAAGGTAAGGATTGGCTTGCTTCTTGACTATCCTATCCACTAGTCGAAAGACTTTGTCATATTATTAGTGCCATGATCACTCTTAATCCTATGGTCAAATGCATGTCTAGACCATGCTGACACTAGATTTTTTTCATCAACCAGTCATGGGCTTCCTTATTGAGAGACTTCATAGCATTCATTGACCTCTGGAACTGAATGGGATTGCAGACTAACAGTACCCCAGAAATGGTTCTTTAAAAGTGCACTATGATATTTCACTTTAAAATTGTTGTACAGATGTCTGGCACAATGTATGTGGTTGGCATATGGAAATATCTGTTCTATTGCTTGGGAAAGTCCCTATAAAACAAGGAAATGCAATTGATCAAAATTTAGGTGATGTATAGTACAAGTCATAAACAAACCAGTTTACAAAGTTGATTACTAAAAAAAAGAGCAAACCTTACTCATCATACCTTTTGTTTGTCAGTCATGAATATGATGGGCAACACCATTTCTGTAAAAATTGAATCATGCAAGTGCTGTAAGAAGAAGATCCAGCTATTCTTGCATTCAGATTCAACAACACCAAAAGCAACAGGGAATAATCCATTATTCCCATCAGCTGAAATTGCTACCAATAACACACCACCATATGGTCCTTTAAGGTGGCAGCCATCTAGGCCTATAAATGGCCTACACCCATTCAAGAATCCCTTCTTGCATGCTTCAAAGAAGATAAACAGGCGCTTGAATACTCTAACTTCTTTCAATAGCATTGTTCTCAGTTCAGATTATATCACAAAATTGCTTCCTGCATTTTTTTCTAACAACTTATTCCCATACTTTGGCAAAAGTGCATATGACTCTGTATGTGATCCTTCATTCCACTCCCTTGCACGAACCCAAGCCCTATAATATTGCATTTTGTGAGGCTTAACTTGCCATTTGTCTTTCAACAACTACTTCATTATCTCTTTTTTCATGTCTGGGACACTCCTCAATTTGTCCTCAAGTTTTTTGGCCATCCATGTTAATGTTGCATTATTATTTGTGCCAATTCTGACACAAGTGTGCTCTGAGATATGTGTTTTGATCATATAAGTGCCCACCTCATCAATAGGTGAACCATGACACCTCCACATACACCCATCACCTTTACAAATTACAGTAACCCTTGACGTTTCATTTTTTTGTCTCAGAAATTCAAATCCCTCTTGAATGGAATAATCAACAAGAGCAGCCCT
The nucleotide sequence above comes from Telopea speciosissima isolate NSW1024214 ecotype Mountain lineage chromosome 3, Tspe_v1, whole genome shotgun sequence. Encoded proteins:
- the LOC122655306 gene encoding uncharacterized protein LOC122655306, producing MKKRLDIVQRESKFCMVYPASTNQFAVQDGRYKFVVNLENSYCDCGVWGATGLSYKHSTTAINYKREKIEDYCHLYFTVQTYLKAHHTMIHPLPDVSLLDDDDDNPVLQPPPLKWLPSRPYKNRRKEPGEQSSQDIRKLNKSVRCDFYKEIGHNRRSYQRALVAEKGSSSKKRSRSKGKQKSNKHGETR